The following nucleotide sequence is from Syntrophorhabdaceae bacterium.
TCTCCTTTAAAGGCCCCTCTGCCACGATAAAGAGCCATCATAATGTGGGCGGGCTTCCGAAAAGGATGAGATTAAGACTCCTGGAGCCTCTCAGGGAGCTCTTCAAGGATGAGGTAAGGATCGTCGGGAAGGAACTGGGGTTACCCGACAGCATTGTCCACAGGCAGCCTTTCCCCGGTCCTGGGCTGGCAATCAGGATTATCGGGGATGTGACAAAAGAAAGGATTAATGTACTGAAGGACGCCGACAGCATCGTCAGGGATGAGGTGGAGAGGAACGGTAAGTTCAGGCATATCTGGCAATCATTTGCCATCCTTATTCCTGTAAAGACAGTCGGGGTTATGGGTGATGAAAGGACATACGCAAATGTCATTGCCCTGAGAATAGTGGAGAGCGAAGATGCCATGACGGCAGACTGGGCAAGGATCCCCCCTGAAACACTCGATATTGTGGCAAGACGGATCATCAATGAAGTGCCCGGCGTCAACAGGGTTGTATACGATATCTCTTCAAAACCACCGAGCACTATTGAGTGGGAGTAAATGGCAGACTTCGTCCACCTTCACCTGCACACACAGTACAGCCTCTTAGATGGGGCAATCCGCTTCGACAGGCTCTTCGATCTGGCAAAACAATACAGGATGAAAGCCTGCAGCATCACGGACCATGGCAACATGTTCGGCGCCGTCGATTTCTATTTTACCGCACAGGAAGCGGGAATAAAACCGATAATAGGCTGTGAAGCCTATCTCGCGCCAAAATCCCGCTTTGATCAGAAAAGGACAAAAGGCGAAGACAACGCGTATCATATAGTGCTCCTCGCGATGAACCAGGAAGGCTACGGGAATCTTCTTAAACTCACAAGCCTGGGTCACCTCGAAGGCTTTTATTACGTTCCGAGAATTGATAAGGAGCTTTTAAGGTCCCACAGCTCCGGTCTCATCTGCCTCACGGCATGCATAAAAGGAGAGATACCCAATCTCATCCTGAAGGATGACGAAAGATCGCTGGGAAAGACCATAGAAGAATACCGCGAGATGTTCGGTGAGAGGCTTTTCTTTGAGCTGCAGGACAATGGGCTTGTAGAACAGAAAAAGATCAATGAGCGGCTTATTGATCTTTCAAAACACTACGGCATCCCTATCGTTGCGACCAATGACTGTCACTATCTCAAAAAGGAAGATGCAAGGGCACATGAACTCCTCTTATGCATACAGACAGGAAAAACGATAAATGACAAAACGAGGATGAGCTTCAGCACCGACCAGTTTTACTTCAAATCCCCCGAAGAGCTTGAGCTCGCGTTCTCCAGATACCCTGAAGCCCTCTCAAATACTGTCAAAATCGCTGAGATGTGCAACCTGACCATAGAAACAGGCACCTACCATTTCCCCGAATTCACTCCACCTGGTTCACTGGGATTGAACGAATATTTTGAAAAGCTCTGCACCGAGGGCTTCAACAAAAAAATGGAGCAGATCCACTCACCGCATCGAACGCCCGGTGAAAACAGCCTCGAAAAATACCGGCAGCGGTTTCTCTACGAACTGGAGGTAATCAAAAAAACAGGTTTTGCCGGGTATTTTCTGATCGTCTCAGACTTCATCAATTACGCGAAGGAAAACGGTATCCCTGTCGGCCCGGGAAGAGGTTCCGCAGCGGGCAGTCTCATAGCATACTGTCTCGGCATTACCGATATCGACCCCATAAAATACGACCTTATCTTTGAACGGTTCTTAAACCCCGAGAGGATAAGCATGCCCGATATCGACGTCGACTTTTGTAAAAAAGGAAGGGACGACGTGATCAGGTACGTGACAGATAAATACGGAAAGGATAACGTCGCCCAGATCATCACCTTCGGGACGATGCAGTCTAAGGCGGCGGTGAGGGACGTGGGGAGGGCGCTGGGGATGCCTTATGCAGAGGTCGACAAGATCGCCAAACTCATCGTATCAACTGACAGCGGGATCGAGAAGGCGATCAGGGAAGAACCGCAGATCAAGGAACTGTACCAGAAGGACGACCGTGTAAAAGAGCTGCTCGACAATGCCATGGTCCTCGAAGGCCTTGCACGCCACGCATCGACGCATGCGGCCGGCATCGTCATATCGAACAAACACCTGACGGAATACCTGCCCCTTTACAGAGGCCAGCACGACGAGACCGTCACCCAGTACGACATGAGGATCATAGAAAAGATAGGCCTCATAAAGATCGACTTCCTCGGTCTCGAGACCCTGACGTTGATCGACAGCGTCATCAAGCTCCTCCACGCTGAGAACATCGACATCGACATCAATACCATCCCCCTCGATGATCTGAAGACCTATGAGCTTCTCTCCTCGGGGAACACCGCCGGAGTATTTCAGCTTGAAAGCAGGGGAATGAGGGACCTCCTCGTAAAATTAAAACCGACAAAGTTCGATGACATCATGCCGCTCATAGCCCTTTACAGGCCCGGCCCGTTAAAAAGCGGCATGGTTGATGAATTTATCAGGAGAAAGAACAATCCGGCATATATAAAATATGAAACCCCTGAGTTGGAGGGGATCCTCCAGGATACGCACGGCGTCATTATATACCAGGAACAGATCATGAAGATCGCCTCGAAGCTGGCAGGTTTTTCCCTCAAGGACTCAGACGCCCTGAGGAAGGCTATCAGCAAGAAGATCCCCGAGGCCCTTGAAAAATACAAGGAACAGTTTATCCAGGGGGCCATATCAAACGGCGTCTCGTCGAAGGCCGCCGAAAGGATCTATGATATTATCCTCAGGTTCGGGGAGTACGGCTTCAACAAATCACACAGCACGGCCTACGGGCTCATCGCATACCAGACGGCTTACCTCAAGGCGCATTATCCAATCCATTATTTCGCGGCGATGCTCACGAACGAGATCAACGACACCGACAAACTGATCAAATATATCACCGAGTGCCGTGAGTCGGGTATCGAGGTCCTCCCACCCGATATCAATAAAAGCGGAAAGGCCTTTCAGATCGTGGATAACAAGATACGCTTCGGACTCTCCGGCATCAAGAATGTCGGTGATGCGGCGATCGACAATATCCTGCAGGTCAGGGATCAGGTTGGTGAATTCAATTCCTTTGCACATTTTTGCAGCGTTGCAGACTCACGCAAAGCAAATAAGAAGGTTATGGAGAGCTTCGCAAAGGCAGGGTGTTTCGATAGCCTCGGCTTGAAAAGATCCCAGATACTCTACCTTGTGAATGAAAAAACCGGCTCCCTTTCGAAAAAGGGGACAAACAGTTCTTACGTTCAGATGGATATATTCGGGGCCGCAACCGAACCGGATACATTTTTTAAGATACCCGAGATAGAGGAGCTTTCTCACGATGAGATCCTGAGTGGAGAAAAGGAGTCAATGGGTTTTTATTTCAGCCAGCATCCCTTAAAACCATACGAAGAGCTTATCAAAAGACTGACACAGGCGGACAGCCAGAACCTTAAAGATATCGAAACATCAGATGACGTAAGGATCGTCGGTATAGTCAGCGCCAGCAAGGAGATAGTAACAAAAAGGGGTGACAAAATGGCCTATATCTCCCTGGAAGATACAAAAGGAATTATGGAGGTAATTATCTTTCCTGACCTGTTCTCAAAGAATCTTTTCCTGATCCAGAGCGGTAAACCACTTGTGATCACCGGTACGCTTGATAAGTCAGATGACAAAAATATCAAAATGAAATCGAAACAGATCGTATTGCTTGAGGATTGCATAAAAAATTTCAAAAAGGCAGTGAAGATAAAGATACATTGTGAAACATTTAAAAAGACAGAACTCAGGAAACTCAAGGATATTCTTCTCAGCGTAAAGGGCCCTTCAAGGGTTTCGCTCGAGTTTATACTGAATGGGGAAAGCAGGTCTTTAGACGTGCCCCACATAACAATAGACCCCGATAAAAAGGATATACTCTTGAAACATTTTACTGCCGGTATCGACATAGAGGTGTTCGATGAGATATTATCTTGATTTTGAAAAAAAACTTGAACCTTTGGAAAGAAGGATCAATGAAATTGAACGTTTTTACGATATCAACGATCCCCATTATTCGAAAGAGGTGCAGTACCTGCAAAAAAAGATCTCAAAGGTTGAGAAGGAGATCTACGGGGAGCTCACGAACTGGCAGCGTTCCCAGCTTTCCAGGCACCTGAACCGCCCTCACACCCTCGATTATATCCACAACATCTTCAGCGATTTTGTGGAACTCCATGGTGACCGCAAATATAAAGATGATCCGGCTGTTGTCGGTGGATTTGCAAACTACGGGGGCATAAAAGTAGCTGTCATCGGCCACCAGAAAGGAAAAGATGTGCGCGAGATGGCTCACAGGAATTTCGGGATGGCACATCCCGACGGTTACAGGAAGGCAATGAGGGTTATGGACATGGCCAACCGGTGGCAAAAACCCATTATCACATTCATTGACACACCCGGTGCTTTTCCCGGCGTAGGCGCTGAGGAAAGAGGACAAGCCGAGGCGATAGCGTCCAGTATATATTTCATGTTTTCACTCAGCGTTCCTGTCATCACAATAGTAATAGGTGAAGGCGGGAGCGGCGGCGCGCTGGGAATAGGTGTGGGAAATAAGATATTGATGATGGAAAACGCTACATATTCTGTCATCTCACCTGAAGGCTGCGCGGCCATACTATGGCGGGATGGCTCAAAAGGTCCTCTGGCTGCAGACGCATTAAAACCAACATCCTATGATCTCCTGAAACTAAATGTAATAGACGAGATTATTGAAGAACCATTTGGCGGGGCTCACAGGAATTGGGAACAATCCTTTCAAAATACAAAGACCGTATTGAAAAAAAATCTGCACGCTCTGCTGGAAGAAAAACCTGAAGATCTCAAGACCATGCGATACGATAAATTCCGAAAGATGGGTGTCTTCGAGGAGAACAAATGAATCAGATAACGCTCGATATCACAAACAGCCTTAAAAGCAGAACGAACAAAGAAGGTCTTGAAAAGAAGATGATGTACAAGACTTCGCTAAAGCTTGAACAGTATAATAAGGCCCTCTGGAAAAACCCTTACGGTTTTATGGAGCTCCCGAAAAACAGATTCCAGTTCGAGACGATAAAAAAACTTGCCAATAGATCAAAAAGAAAAAAGATCAAAAACCTCGTTATCCTCGGCATAGGAGGCTCATCTCTCGGCACACAGACGATCTTCGAAGCCCTGCTCCATCCTTTCCACAACTACAGCGATGGCATACGAAAAGGCCTGCCGCGATACTTTATTCTTGATAATATCGACCCTCACACAATAAACAGGATCGTGGATATAGTCCGCAAGGAGATCGAGCATACCCTTCTTGTCGTCATCAGCAAATCAGGGGAGACGCCGGAGACGATCTCACAGTTCATGATATTCAAAAAGCTTATGGAAAAGAGCAAAGGCTTCAGGGAGAGGATCATCCTCATTACCGATCAAAAGAAGGGCATCCTGAAACAGATCTCCGAGAAGGAGGGCTACGATACCCTGAACGTTCCCGAAGGGGTCGGGGGAAGATTTTCCGTTCTTACGCCTGTCGGTCTCTTTCCGTCGGCGGTCATGGGCATCGACATAGACGAGATAGCACGCGGCGCCCTCGATATGTCAAACCACATAAGAAAAGCAAGATACACAAACAATATGGCCATTGTCCTTGCGAGCATACTTTACCTGATGGACAAAAGCGGCAGGAATATTCACGTTATCATGCCCTATTGTGAGAGACTGTCGGGATTTGCCGACTGGTTCAGGCAGCTCGAGGCGGAGAGTCTCGGGAAAAACTCCTTCGGTCCGACGCCGATGAAATCGATGGGTGTCACGGATCAGCATTCCCAGCTCCAGTTGTATATAGACGGGCCGAAAGATAAATGCATCATGCTCCTGTACAGCGCCAGGGAGAAAAGACCGATCCCGAAGACCTTCCCTTACATAGACAGCCTTGACTACCTCGCGAAAAAAGACCTCAACGAGCTTTTTCATGCGGAGTTTACCGGAACGAGCCTTTCCCTCACTGAAGCGGGGACGCCGAACTTTTCGATCCTTTTAGACGACATAAACGCCTATAACCTCGGCGCTTTATTTTTTCTCTATGAAGTGGCGATCACCTATCTCGGCCATCTGTACAAGATCAATCCATTCGATCAGCCCGCCGTGGAGCTCGGCAAGATTTACACAAAGGCAATTATGGGAAAGGCGGGCCTCGAAAAACAGAAAAGAGCAGCCGACAGGATACTGTCAGCCCCGAAGACCGTTATAATGTTTTAACCCTGACCTTGCATTAACAGGAACACTGGGGCCGCCTATTTCGTGCAAACACATTCATTTTGATCAT
It contains:
- a CDS encoding acetyl-CoA carboxylase carboxyltransferase subunit alpha, whose protein sequence is MRYYLDFEKKLEPLERRINEIERFYDINDPHYSKEVQYLQKKISKVEKEIYGELTNWQRSQLSRHLNRPHTLDYIHNIFSDFVELHGDRKYKDDPAVVGGFANYGGIKVAVIGHQKGKDVREMAHRNFGMAHPDGYRKAMRVMDMANRWQKPIITFIDTPGAFPGVGAEERGQAEAIASSIYFMFSLSVPVITIVIGEGGSGGALGIGVGNKILMMENATYSVISPEGCAAILWRDGSKGPLAADALKPTSYDLLKLNVIDEIIEEPFGGAHRNWEQSFQNTKTVLKKNLHALLEEKPEDLKTMRYDKFRKMGVFEENK
- a CDS encoding DNA polymerase III subunit alpha, which encodes MADFVHLHLHTQYSLLDGAIRFDRLFDLAKQYRMKACSITDHGNMFGAVDFYFTAQEAGIKPIIGCEAYLAPKSRFDQKRTKGEDNAYHIVLLAMNQEGYGNLLKLTSLGHLEGFYYVPRIDKELLRSHSSGLICLTACIKGEIPNLILKDDERSLGKTIEEYREMFGERLFFELQDNGLVEQKKINERLIDLSKHYGIPIVATNDCHYLKKEDARAHELLLCIQTGKTINDKTRMSFSTDQFYFKSPEELELAFSRYPEALSNTVKIAEMCNLTIETGTYHFPEFTPPGSLGLNEYFEKLCTEGFNKKMEQIHSPHRTPGENSLEKYRQRFLYELEVIKKTGFAGYFLIVSDFINYAKENGIPVGPGRGSAAGSLIAYCLGITDIDPIKYDLIFERFLNPERISMPDIDVDFCKKGRDDVIRYVTDKYGKDNVAQIITFGTMQSKAAVRDVGRALGMPYAEVDKIAKLIVSTDSGIEKAIREEPQIKELYQKDDRVKELLDNAMVLEGLARHASTHAAGIVISNKHLTEYLPLYRGQHDETVTQYDMRIIEKIGLIKIDFLGLETLTLIDSVIKLLHAENIDIDINTIPLDDLKTYELLSSGNTAGVFQLESRGMRDLLVKLKPTKFDDIMPLIALYRPGPLKSGMVDEFIRRKNNPAYIKYETPELEGILQDTHGVIIYQEQIMKIASKLAGFSLKDSDALRKAISKKIPEALEKYKEQFIQGAISNGVSSKAAERIYDIILRFGEYGFNKSHSTAYGLIAYQTAYLKAHYPIHYFAAMLTNEINDTDKLIKYITECRESGIEVLPPDINKSGKAFQIVDNKIRFGLSGIKNVGDAAIDNILQVRDQVGEFNSFAHFCSVADSRKANKKVMESFAKAGCFDSLGLKRSQILYLVNEKTGSLSKKGTNSSYVQMDIFGAATEPDTFFKIPEIEELSHDEILSGEKESMGFYFSQHPLKPYEELIKRLTQADSQNLKDIETSDDVRIVGIVSASKEIVTKRGDKMAYISLEDTKGIMEVIIFPDLFSKNLFLIQSGKPLVITGTLDKSDDKNIKMKSKQIVLLEDCIKNFKKAVKIKIHCETFKKTELRKLKDILLSVKGPSRVSLEFILNGESRSLDVPHITIDPDKKDILLKHFTAGIDIEVFDEILS